The Colletotrichum higginsianum IMI 349063 chromosome 2, whole genome shotgun sequence genome has a segment encoding these proteins:
- a CDS encoding Carbohydrate esterase family 9 protein, translating to MMALPQATLPSKEAGFHDDNDSSFPVPPPYEAAAYPRVRPRRAIARSLVSPRVLVCVFFAALLAWPALLLVREATLRDVARHASSSAHLARFRDSVKHCAALRTLPENPEPGSRKSNPRWNPARGQARPVVLRNMTFFDGESVAPEPMDIRFDRGLITELATTASRSIQSRGGAAEDEHDLHGRFVTPGLVDMHSHHSTGLWPALPVTSDENEMSKAYGPLTPFMRILDSMKAYDDATRIIMSGGITTSLILPGSANVMGGEGTVIKNVLKSGELGEYVVEELLLEHNIPPEARHRYMKLACGENPKRVYGHTRMANAYILREQFAKAKEHLQKQDEYCEAVASVSPGSDDDDDLKLRFVRDHGDFPSDLKLESTVGMLRGRVAMQNHCYLPEDFETMLRVTKEYGVRVRAFHHALEAWQVPEMLKAYGENVTVATFAEFSLYKFEAYAPSLSSGRILNEHGIPVAYKSDHGPASETNAKYIMFQAGVGHAFHLPEDKALQSVTSIPANAIDLGYRVGYARPGYDADLVVWDAHPLSIGATPLQVYVDGNPQLEHHIVRESMGTTFNEASAEGALPASPKMRTEPAPEKRAAFCGKAKKARAGFVINGITNTFLESHPQVPTVFRDVAGGNLTLVISNGAVACLGTPENCSSAAARVSAEPDVTTLDLSNGHVLPGLTALTASLGMVEIATEDSTGDGFADPKKDGGNPENLDFAKYGVQLEGKAFSRARLGGITRAVTPPLSEEGGFVNGVSVGILTRTDRTLLDGGVFRPEVALHVTIDDKAKAGVGSISTAVKKLRKILADGKGKHNETTFGEVASGKLPLVVNANNHWDIQQIINIKKDFPDVNIVIQGGAEAPLVALELAESQIPVILTETRPAPYSFRHRDAVVGPPLTPSVARILSEAGVYFAVAIVADIMPADYRIHDLALEAAWAAKYANLGDKEAVRLVSSNVEDILGLPKSNDIVVWEDSPLEFGGTVALSFETSKDGELEVAACWPQEHDK from the exons ATGATGGCCCTTCCACAAGCAACATTGCCCTCGAAAGAGGCCGGCTTccacgacgacaacgactcCTCCTTCCCGGTCCCGCCTCCGTACGAGGCCGCGGCCTACCCCCGCGTCCGGCCCCGTCGCGCCATCGCGCGGAGCCTCGTCTCACCGCGCGTGCTCGTTTGTGTCTTtttcgccgccctcctcgcctgGCCCGCGCTTCTCCTCGTGCGAGAGGCCACGCTCCGCGACGTCGCCCGGCAtgcgtcctcgtccgcccACCTGGCTCGCTTCCGAGACTCCGTCAAGCACTGCGCCGCACTCCGGACGCTTCCCGAGAACCCCGAGCCGGGATCCCGCAAGTCCAACCCGCGATGGAACCCGGCCCGTGGCCAGGCCAGGCCCGTCGTGCTGCGCAACATGACCTTCTTCGACGGGGAGTCCGTCGCCCCCGAGCCCATGGACATCCGGTTCGACAGGGGCCTCATCACGGAGctcgcgacgacggcctcgaggtccaTCCAGTCCCGCGGGGGggccgccgaagacgaacACGACCTGCACGGCCGCTTCGTGACGCCCGGCCTGGTCGACATGCACTCGCACCACTCGACCGGCCTGTGGCCGGCACTGCCCGTCACCAgcgacgagaacgagatgAGCAAGGCGTACGGCCCGCTGACCCCCTTCATGCGCATCCTCGACTCGATGAAGGCGTACGACGACGCCACCCGCATCATCATGTCCGGCGGCATCACCACCTCGCTCATCCTGCCGGGCTCCGCCAACGtcatgggcggcgagggcaccGTCATCAAGAACGTGCTCAAGTCgggcgagctgggcgagtacgtcgtcgaggagctgctgctcgagcaCAACATCCCGCCCGAGGCCCGCCACCGCTACATGAAGCTGGCCTGCGGCGAGAACCCCAAGCGCGTCTACGGCCACACGCGCATGGCCAACGCCTACATCCTGCGCGAGCAGttcgccaaggccaaggagcaCCTGCAGAAGCAGGACGAGTACtgcgaggccgtcgccagCGTCTCGCCCGggtccgacgacgacgacgacctgaagCTCCGCTTCGTCAGGGACCACGGCGACTTCCCCAGCGACCTGAAGCTCGAGTCCACCGTCGGCATGCTGCGCGGCCGCGTCGCCATGCAGAACCACTGCTACCTCCCGGAGGACTTTGAGACCATGCTGCGCGTCACCAAGGAGTAcggcgtccgcgtccgcgccTTCCAccacgccctcgaggcctgGCAGGTCCCCGAGATGCTCAAGGCGTACGGCGA AAacgtcaccgtcgccaccTTTGCCGAGTTCAGCCTGTACAAGTTCGAGGCCTACGCCCCAAGCCTGTCCTCCGGCCGGATCCTCAACGAGCACGGCATCCCCGTTGCCTACAAGTCGGACCACGGCCCCGCCAGCGA GACCAACGCCAAGTATATCATGTTCCAAGCCGGCGTCGGCCACGCGTTCCACCTGCCGGAGGACAAGGCCCTGCAGTCCGTCACGTCCATCCCCGCAAACGCCATCGACCTGGGGTATCGTGTCGGCTACGCCCGCCCGGGCTACGACGCCGACCTGGTCGTCTGGGACGCCCACCCGCTGTCCATCGGCGCGACCCCGCTGCAGGTCTACGTCGACGGCAACCCGCAGCTGGAGCACCACATCGTCCGGGAGAGCATGGGCACGACCTTCAACGAGGCGTCGGCCGAGGGGGCCCTCCCCGCGTCGCCCAAGATGCGAACGGAGCCCGCGCCCGAGAAGAGGGCCGCCTTCTGCGGCAAGGCCAAAAAGGCGAGGGCCGGTTTCGTCATCAACGGCATCACGAACACCTTCCTCGAGAGCCACCCCCAGGTGCCCACCGTCTTccgcgacgtcgccggcgggaACCTCACCCTCGTCATCAGCAACGGGGCGGTCGCCTGTCTCGGCACGCCCGAGAactgctcgtcggcggccgcccgGGTCTCGGCGGAGCCCGACGTCACCACGCTCGACCTGTCCAACGGCCACGTCCTCCCGGGCCTGACGGCGCTGACGGCCTCCCTCGGCATGGTCGAGATCGCGACGGAGGACTCCACCGGCGACGGCTTCGCGGACCCCAAGAAGGACGGCGGCAACCCGGAGAACCTCGACTTTGCAAAGTACGGCGTCCAGCTGGAGGGCAAGGCCTTCTCGCGCGCGCggctcggcggcatcaccCGTGCCGTCACGCCCCCCCTCagcgaggagggcggcttcgtcaacggcgtcaGCGTCGGCATCCTCACCCGCACCGACCGCacccttctcgacggcggcgtcttccGCCCCGAGGTCGCGCTCCACGTCACCATCGACGACAAGGCCAAAGCCGGCGTGGGCTCCATCAGCACCGCCGTCAAGAAGCTGCGCAagatcctcgccgacggcaaggggAAGCACAACGAGACGACGTTCGGCGAGGTCGCTTCCGGCAAGCTGCCgctcgtcgtcaacgccaaCAACCAC TGGGACATTCAACAAatcatcaacatcaagaaGGACTTCCCCGACGTGAACATTGTCATTCAGGGCGGTGCCGAGGCGCCATTG GTCGCCCTGGAGCTCGCCGAGTCCCAGATCCCCGTCATTCTCACGGAGACCCGCCCGGCGCCGTACTCCTTCCGGCACCGCGACGCCGTGGTGGGCCCTCCTCTGACCCCGAGCGTCGCCCGCATCCTGAGCGAAGCAGGCGTCTACTTCGCGGTGGCCATCGTTGCAGATA TCATGCCCGCCGACTACCGCATCcacgacctcgccctcgaggcggcctgggccgccAAGTACGCCAACCTCGGCGACAAGGAGGCCGTCCGCCTCGTCTCCTCCAACGTCGAGgacatcctcggcctccccAAGAGCAACGACATTGTGGTGTGGGAGGACAGCCCGCTCGAGTTTGGGGGCACTGTGGCGCTCAGCTTCGAGACGagcaaggacggcgagctcgaggttgcCGCCTGCTGGCCGCAAGAACACGACAAGTAG